TGTAGGGGCGCACGGCGTGCGCCCTCGATACGATTGCTGCGCGATCTACTCGGGCAAACGGACCTGGAATCGATAGGAAGAAACCGCTTCCCCGAGTAACCGCACCGAGGAGCGGCCGAAGGCTGCGTATCGAGGGGCGGCGTATCGAGGGGCGAGTGCGAAACCGCTTACGGACGCAGGCTGAAGCCTGTGGCTACGGGAGAAGTGACGAAACATCATGGGTCGTGACGCACGACCCCGGACGGTGTGCCTACGCTGGTGAGCCACAATTGGTGAACGGCGCGGGTTGCGCCGACGTGGAGTAGGCGGCGCGCGGCCGGCGTGTCAGGAAAGTTCGTATTGCTCACTTCGATCAGGATAACGTAGTCAAACTCCAATCCCTTCACCTGCTCGATCTCGGTGACCTCGATGCCGGGGGCGAAGGTGAAGTCCTGATTCTCCACTTGCCGCACACGCGGCACTTCGCTGTTCGCCAGGCCCCGGTAGTAGATCGCACTGAGTTCGCGCGACGGAGTCAGCAAGGCAACCGATGCCAGCCGTTCGCTTTCGGCGAGGTGCTTCAGCGCGTCGGCCAGGAACGCGACGCAGGCGCCGTGATCGGTGAAGCGAAACAGTTCCACCGGCGGGCCGGCGCGCGTGGTCAGCGGCGGCTGGTCATCCTCACGTAGGTCGCCGAGCAGTCCGACGGCAAACGTCATGATCTCGCGCGTGCAGCGGTAGCTGATCTGCAATGTGCTGACTTCGGTACCTGGCAAGCCGAGATGCATGAAGAACTCGGCCCACGAGGTGAAGCCCGAGTCTTTGACGACATGCTGCTGGGTGTCGCCGGCGAGCGTAATGCTGCGATGCGCGTCGAGGCAATCGAGCAGAACGCGGACCTCGACCGGCGAAAAATCCTGCACCTCGTCGATCGCGATGTGTCGATAGCGCAGGGTCGAAGTCGTGCGCCCGGGCAATGCCCCAATGCGCAACTGCCACGCGCGCAGCAGCAGCGCGTGGTCTTCGTCGTCCAACTCGGCGTGAGTCTTGGCCTCGCCGGCGAGCCACGCACTCAGTTCGTCGTAGCGCAGGCGATTCCAGTCGGTGGCGCGCTGAAGCGCCTCGGTACTGAAGGCGGTGGGGTCACGCTCGGCGAAGATCGGTTGCAGGAATCCGGGCTGGCACAAGACACTCACCCAGTCGTCAATGACTTGTTCGGGCGTCGGCGGTCCGTCGACGCGCGCGACTTGGCGTTCGAGCGCGACCAACACCGCCGGGTGCAGCTTGAGGCGCTGGACTACGGCGGGCGTATCGTCGCGCGTCGCGCGCGGCAGCATGGGAAAGAGCCGGCGCACTTGGTCGGCGGCCCACTCGTGAAACGTGCGCACCGGCACGCGCTGGACGCCCAGCGCCGGCAGCACGTGGCTGACGTAGTCGCGCAGCGCGGGCGAAAACACGATGACCACGGTGTCCGTCGAATCGACTGTGGGATCGTCGAAGGCGAGATAGGCGATGCGGTGTAGGGCAACGGTGGTCTTGCCCGACCCCGCGGTGCCGCGGATCACCACAAATCCCGACGACGGCTTGGTGATCAACTCGAACTGCTCCGGATCGAGCAACCCGGCGATGTCGGGAAGGTGCTTGTCGTGGCGCAACTGCGATCCGTGCGGGTCGGTACCGAGGCGGCGATGGTCGGCATCGCCGCTGGCATGGGCGCGCAACGCGGCGCCCTCGCCGCCGGCGAGTCGCGGTGGTTCACTAGCGCGCTGGTGCCAGCCGGTCGGCGCACTCGGCTCCACCGAGAAGACGCCTTCGGGGGCTTCGACGCGCTGCAGCGTTTGCTCGCGAATGGTCACCGTGCGGCGCGCCAGCACGGTGCCGCTGCGCTCGCGTCCGGCGATGGTTTCCTCGTACTCGTCACCTTGCTGATAGCGATAGAAGATGAGCGAGACCGGCGCGTGGCGCCAATCGACGATGTGCACGCCGCGTTGCAGATGGGTTGCGGTGCCGAGCAGAATGTCCTGCTCGCCGCTGTCGTCGCGCACGCGCAGGTGCGCGAAGTACGGCGAGCTGCGGTTGACCCGCGGCGCTTGGCGCGAAGTCCGCACCTGATCCAGCAGCGCCGATTGCCGATGCCACTGCTGCTGCAGCGCGGGTTGATCCTCCGTCTTCTCCCCGCGCAGCATCTCGCGCAGCCGTTCGAGATCCGCAACCAGCGCGGCTTCCGACGGTCCCGTCGCCTCGGGCTCCTTGAGCACCGCGACGACGCGCGCGAGCACGTCGAGTTCTTCGTTGACGATCGGATGAGGCACAGGGCCGCGATGCTACCGGGTTCGCGGCGGCGGGTACAGTGGCCGGGCGGAGCGCTCTTCGTTCGTGCGTGCGTGGCATGTAGGAATCCGCCGCGCGCTGGTCTAGCATCGCCGGCCACTGGTGCCCGCGAATGGATTTGCGAACGCTCGGTCGAACGAATCTCACGGTGTCGCGCCTCGGCGTCGGCTTGGCGGCGCTGGGCCGCCCGGGCTACGCTAACCTCGGCCACGGCGCCGATCTCGCGTACGACTACGACGTGAACGCGATGGCGGCGCGCACACACGCGGTGCTCGATGCCGCGTGGGACGCCGGGGTGCGCTACTTCGACACCGCGCGCTCGTACGGCCGCGGCGAGGAATTTCTCGCGACGTGGCTGAGCACGCGACGCATTGCACCCGCCGCAGTCACGGTCGGTTCGAAGTGGGGGTACACGTACACCGCGGAGTGGCGTGTCGAGGCGGCGCAGCACGAAGTGAAGGATCACTCGCTTGGTGTGTTGCGCCGGCAGATCGGCGAGAGCCGCGCGCTGTTGGGCGCGCAGCTCGATCTCTACCAGATCCACTCGGCGACGCTCGACAGCGGTGTCCTCGACAACCATGCGGTGCTCGACGAACTCGCGCGACTGCGCGCGGAGGGCGTGGCGATTGGGCTGACGCTCAGCGGTCCACGCCAAGCGGATACGCTGCGCCGGGCGATGGCGATACGGATCGGCGGGGCTCCGCTGTTCGACTGCGTGCAAGCGACGTGGAACCTACTCGAAGGCTCCGCCGCGCCCGCGCTGCGCGCGGCGCACGCCGCCGGCCTCGGCGTCATCATCAAAGAGCCGCTCGCCAACGGCCGCTTGACCGATCGCAACATCGACGCGTCGTTCGCGGCGCAGCGGCGCGCGCTCGAACGCGTGGCGTCGCGGCTGCACACCACGCTCGATGCGCTCGCGTTGGCGGCCGTGCTGGCGCAGCCTTGGGTGGACGTGGTGCTCAGTGGCGCCGCGACCGTGCCGCACCTGCAATCAAACGTGACGGCCCTCACGGTGGCGTGGGACGAAGCGACGGCGGACAGTCTGATGGCGGTCGGCGAAACGCCAGAGCACTACTGGGCGACCCGCAGCCGGTTCCCGTGGAACTAGTCGCAAGGCGAAAAAGGATGAAACCGCCGATGCACGCCGATCAACGCCGATGCTGACTCCAGAGCGTATTGATGACCTCCCTACAATTTTGATTCCGATGAGGGGCGCGATTCCCATGCTTCCCTTCCTAAGGTCTTCGTCGGCGTGCATCGGCGTCCGCCGGCGGTTCCATGTTTCTTGGGAACGAGGCTCATGAGCACAGGAGGCGAGAGCGAATGGCGGAAACAGATCAAGTCATGAACGGGCGAACCTGCCTGATCACCGGTGCGACCTCCGGCATTGGCCGCGCGACGGCGATCGAATTGGCACGCCGTGGCGCCACGCTGGTGTTGGTGGCCCGCGATCGTGGCCGCGGCGAAGATACGATGCGCGAGATTCGCGAACGCACCGACAACCGCCAGGTGACGCTGCTGCTCGCCGATCTCTCGTCGCAGCAATCGATCCGAGAGTTGGCACGCGCGTTCCTGGCGACCAACCGGCCGTTGCACGTGCTGCTGAACAATGCGGGCGTGGTCAACCTCGGGCGCAGCGTCACCGTCGACGGCATCGAGACGGTCTTCGCGGTCAACCATCTCGGGTACTTCCTGCTCACCAACCTCCTGCTCGATCGGCTCAAGCAGAGTGCGCCGGCGCGCATCGTCAACGTCGCTTCCGAAGTGCACAAGATTGGCGGGCTGAACTTCGACGACCTGCAGAACGAGCGGCGCTTCCGCAGCATGGGCGTCTACGGCCAGTCGAAGCTGGCGAACATTCTGTTCACCTACGAACTCGCGCGCCGTTTGGCGGGCAGTGGTGTCACGGTGAACTGTCTGCATCCAGGCGCGGTGGCCACCGGGTTGGGAAAGAACAACGGGGCGTGGGCGCAGGTGCTGATCCGTATTCTTGGAACGTTCTTCCGTACGCCGGAGCAGGGCGCGGCGACTTCGATCTACTTGGCGTCTTCGCCGGCTGTCGCCGGCGTCAGCGGCAAGTACTTCATGAATAGCAAAGAGCGGCGATCCTCAAAGGCCTCGTACGATGAAGCCGCGGCGAGGCGCCTGTGGGAGATCAGTGCGCAGATGACGGGGCTCGGTGCGTAGTCAGGCAGAAGGGGTGAGGCTTGAGTATTGACTATCCGCCGCATTCGGGTCGGCAGGGTGAAGGATTGAGCTAGGAGATGCATAAGCGGACGTCAGAGTGGAAGATGCGAGTGACCGCGACGGGCGTGTTGCTGCTCGCGTGCCTGCGCGCCGATGCGCCGGCGCAGGGTCCCGCACCATCACCACATACCGTTGACTTTAGTCAGAGCGACAATCTCAAGGCCGTGTTCGACGCGGGTCTACGTCCGTGGCGATTGGCGGGGCTTGAGAAGCGCAATTGCGATCTCGGGGAGGAGAATCTCAACATCACCCTTCCCAATGGCCGGCAGTTTGCGATCGATATTGTGAGTGCCTCCATCCGCGTACTCGATGGTAACGCATTGAGTTCTGTGGCTCTCTTCGGAACCACAGAGCCGGTGCCAAAGGCGGTTCAGCGCGTGAGAGAAATTTGTAGAGCGGCGGGGTTATCCGACAAGGATCTTGACCGGGTTGCCAATGACCTCGGTACAATGCCCGATCCTGCGAAGACTTGGTTTCAAGACGGCACGGTGAATGCGATCGGTGTGTCGGTGACCTTTCATCCAATGTACTACTTCCCGGACCGGGTCGAGGCGCAGGTTTGGGTGGAGTTGCAGTGGCGACGCCCTCAGGAGTCCGTAGAGTTCCTAAAGGGGCCGATTCAACCCCCACCGGGTTACGAGGGGGTGTCGATGGACTCACCGACAATGACCATACCAAGAACACCGACTGGTGAGCGTGCGCATTCCGCAACCGAGGCATCCGAGTAGCGCAGCGGAAGCAGATGTTCGAACGCTGTTGAATGACTTCATCCGTTCACCCTGAGCCTGTCGAAGGGTGTCTTCGCGTTCATCGACAGTCTCGCTCGCCGAAGGTGGCTGCGCCGTGGGTGCGTGCGCCGCGCCAGTAGCTCAGTGGAGGGTTTTCGCGCGGCGGCGTAGCAAGCGCAATGACGGGAACCCGAGCAGGAAAGTTTGCACTACCCAACCGATAGCGGAGTCGCGCAAGTCGAGCCGCTGCGTCAAGCGCAGCGCGTAGATCGCTTCGGCGAGATGCGTCAGCACGGCGCCGATGAAGATGAGTTGGATGATCGGTTGCGATAGCAGTGTGGTGACGTGACCGTGCCACAGTGCGTAAGCTTCGTCGCTGAACCCGAGCACGGCTGTCAGGCCGACGCCGCCGACGATGGTCACCCACCAGTGCAATTCGGGTCGCTCGATAGTGTCGCGGGCGGTTGGCATTGAGGTCTCTTACGATCAGCGTGGCGGTCGCGTCAACCTTGACGCGACTAGAGATGGTCCGCTGCAGCGAACCCTACGAAGACCGACACCTGCATTGGCCACGATGCGACAGAATACAGGCGCTGGGGTCATGGTTTGCCCGCACCAGTTGCGCGGTTAGAAAAGGTCTCAACGTGCCAATCCCAACGTCATTGAGAATTCGGTTTGGGAGGGCGAGGCTTCCGCCGAGCCGCCGCACCATCACCGCGTCGGCGGCTCGCCGGAAGGCTCGCCCTCCCAGATTCGCCCACGGATCGATTGTCACATCGGGGTTGGTATAGGGTCCGTTGCGCGGACCTCGCCTCGATATCAATTGCACCGACGCTGCGCGCCGGATTCATCGGCGCACGGTTTTCTCCCGCATCCGAACCTGGTAGCAGTCGCGCACGATGCCGGTGCGGGTGCAGATCGCGGGGGTGTCGAGCCTCGACGAGTGCTTGGCGGCCGAACGCGCCGGGGCCGACGCGCTCGGCTTCACCGTCCGCTTGCCCACCGGTGTGCATGACGACCTCACCGAAGCGAAGGCGCGCAGCATCATCGCCGCGTTGCCGCCGTTCGTCAGCACTGTGTGCATCACGTATGTCGGCACGGCGCGCGAGGCGGTCGACCTCTGCCGCTACCTGGGCGTGAGCGCGCTGCAATTGCACGGAGCTTTCCCTACGCACGAACTACCGCTCATTCGCGCGGCGCTGCCGCACCTCAAATTGATCCGCGCGGTACACGTGACTGATGAATCGGCCATCGCGCAGGCCCGCTCGCTCGATCGCCAAGTCGACGGCATCATTCTCGACACCTTCGACCCCGCCACCGGCCGCGGCGGCGCGACAGGCAAGACGCACGACTGGACCATCAGCCGCCGCATCGTCGAGACCGTGCGCTCACCGGTGATCCTCGCCGGTGGTTTGACGCCCGACAACGTGGCCAACGCGATCCGGCAGGTCGCGCCGTGGGGCGTGGACGTCCACACCGGAATCGAAGACGCCGACGGCAGCCGCAATCTGACCAAGCTGCGCGCGTTCGTGGAACGGGCGAAGTCGGTCGACGGATGACACGCTTTGCACAAGAATGGAGCGGACTCGCCACTCGTCATTCCGGCGCAAGCCGGAATCCAGGCTCGACCCCGCTAGCCCCGCCTGGATACCGGCTTTCGCCGGTATGACGAAGCCGCGGGATGGGCTTTGTGCAAGTAGTGGCACTGCGGATGTCGTCGCAAGCCGGAACCACGAAACGCCATCACCCATGAAACAACCCTGCGTGTATCTGTTGACCAGCGGTCGCAATGGGACACTGTATGCGGGGGTTACATCGGATATCGTCAAGCGCGTCTGGGAGCACAAGGAGAATCTCGCCGACGGATTTACGAAACGATACGCGGTCCACACGCTCGTCTGGTACGAGCTTCACGCCACCATGGAATCCGCCATTCGACGCGAAAAGGCGATCAAGGAATGGAAGCGGTTGTGGAAGATCGAGCTTATCGAGAAGGAAAACCCACAGTGGCGAGACTTGTACGAGGACTTGCCGTGACGGCCATGCCCGACGTGGAGGAAGACTGGATTCCGGCGTTCGCCGGAATGACGGCGGGAGAGTGCCGTACTGCCTCAGT
This region of Deltaproteobacteria bacterium genomic DNA includes:
- a CDS encoding AAA family ATPase translates to MPHPIVNEELDVLARVVAVLKEPEATGPSEAALVADLERLREMLRGEKTEDQPALQQQWHRQSALLDQVRTSRQAPRVNRSSPYFAHLRVRDDSGEQDILLGTATHLQRGVHIVDWRHAPVSLIFYRYQQGDEYEETIAGRERSGTVLARRTVTIREQTLQRVEAPEGVFSVEPSAPTGWHQRASEPPRLAGGEGAALRAHASGDADHRRLGTDPHGSQLRHDKHLPDIAGLLDPEQFELITKPSSGFVVIRGTAGSGKTTVALHRIAYLAFDDPTVDSTDTVVIVFSPALRDYVSHVLPALGVQRVPVRTFHEWAADQVRRLFPMLPRATRDDTPAVVQRLKLHPAVLVALERQVARVDGPPTPEQVIDDWVSVLCQPGFLQPIFAERDPTAFSTEALQRATDWNRLRYDELSAWLAGEAKTHAELDDEDHALLLRAWQLRIGALPGRTTSTLRYRHIAIDEVQDFSPVEVRVLLDCLDAHRSITLAGDTQQHVVKDSGFTSWAEFFMHLGLPGTEVSTLQISYRCTREIMTFAVGLLGDLREDDQPPLTTRAGPPVELFRFTDHGACVAFLADALKHLAESERLASVALLTPSRELSAIYYRGLANSEVPRVRQVENQDFTFAPGIEVTEIEQVKGLEFDYVILIEVSNTNFPDTPAARRLLHVGATRAVHQLWLTSVGTPSGVVRHDP
- a CDS encoding aldo/keto reductase translates to MDLRTLGRTNLTVSRLGVGLAALGRPGYANLGHGADLAYDYDVNAMAARTHAVLDAAWDAGVRYFDTARSYGRGEEFLATWLSTRRIAPAAVTVGSKWGYTYTAEWRVEAAQHEVKDHSLGVLRRQIGESRALLGAQLDLYQIHSATLDSGVLDNHAVLDELARLRAEGVAIGLTLSGPRQADTLRRAMAIRIGGAPLFDCVQATWNLLEGSAAPALRAAHAAGLGVIIKEPLANGRLTDRNIDASFAAQRRALERVASRLHTTLDALALAAVLAQPWVDVVLSGAATVPHLQSNVTALTVAWDEATADSLMAVGETPEHYWATRSRFPWN
- a CDS encoding SDR family oxidoreductase, producing the protein MNGRTCLITGATSGIGRATAIELARRGATLVLVARDRGRGEDTMREIRERTDNRQVTLLLADLSSQQSIRELARAFLATNRPLHVLLNNAGVVNLGRSVTVDGIETVFAVNHLGYFLLTNLLLDRLKQSAPARIVNVASEVHKIGGLNFDDLQNERRFRSMGVYGQSKLANILFTYELARRLAGSGVTVNCLHPGAVATGLGKNNGAWAQVLIRILGTFFRTPEQGAATSIYLASSPAVAGVSGKYFMNSKERRSSKASYDEAAARRLWEISAQMTGLGA
- a CDS encoding DUF4499 domain-containing protein, which encodes MPTARDTIERPELHWWVTIVGGVGLTAVLGFSDEAYALWHGHVTTLLSQPIIQLIFIGAVLTHLAEAIYALRLTQRLDLRDSAIGWVVQTFLLGFPSLRLLRRRAKTLH
- a CDS encoding phosphoribosylanthranilate isomerase — protein: MPVRVQIAGVSSLDECLAAERAGADALGFTVRLPTGVHDDLTEAKARSIIAALPPFVSTVCITYVGTAREAVDLCRYLGVSALQLHGAFPTHELPLIRAALPHLKLIRAVHVTDESAIAQARSLDRQVDGIILDTFDPATGRGGATGKTHDWTISRRIVETVRSPVILAGGLTPDNVANAIRQVAPWGVDVHTGIEDADGSRNLTKLRAFVERAKSVDG
- a CDS encoding GIY-YIG nuclease family protein, giving the protein MKQPCVYLLTSGRNGTLYAGVTSDIVKRVWEHKENLADGFTKRYAVHTLVWYELHATMESAIRREKAIKEWKRLWKIELIEKENPQWRDLYEDLP